One Penaeus monodon isolate SGIC_2016 chromosome 34, NSTDA_Pmon_1, whole genome shotgun sequence DNA segment encodes these proteins:
- the LOC119594722 gene encoding pre-rRNA-processing protein TSR1 homolog isoform X1 (The sequence of the model RefSeq protein was modified relative to this genomic sequence to represent the inferred CDS: added 38 bases not found in genome assembly) — translation MAMAAKHRASALKQQNKKHKVLGHRTKGQLTKANKGRVAISAQSRRAKKEMSREQRKNQMKQIRSQKREETMSQKRAVGTANNPPFLVTIVPLSLDINPRKVISALTSCDPEATTTTSAQGIVHLSSMRYKQRFSFIIPPVNDLYAILDSVKVSNTLMLLWPARDELEDAAELVLSSIMAQALPSTIHVAASMDDMAHKATSSVPEEMDTQSLDEELSSRLVLGPSPAKKSNRKMQMRQRVVKEIESKFPGNAKLFTVENDQEAMLVLRHIGSQKQRPIFFKDNRPHMMAEKVEFEEKGPTGTLKVYGYVRGQPLSVNGLVHVPGWGDFQMSHTYLLEDPHPLERRGKSATMTNDEPQLIEEADPESQETLVSTNEVDPMEGEQTWPTQEELEEAEENVKPKPRTKRVPKGTSEYQAAWILDSEEDDNGEDEDEIDSQMDNSEFAPVDAMSQDGCEQEEEEEEEDEEEYETMTLPDPEGANYDDKYDYKEDMDALEKLRAARDDAEFPDEIDTPKDIPSRIRFQKYRGLQSFRTSAWDADENLPVDYSRIFQFKNFFHSKKRIMKEEREGALPGWYIIVHIQDVPRHLYDSQVTSQAPLVIFGLLPHEQKMSVMNIVIKSHSLGHYRPIKSKERLIFHVGFRRFANSPIFSEHSTGNKHKFARYFHPGTTVVASMFAPITFPPVSVLMFRERPDGAQDLVGTGSLYDMNPKRIVVKRVVLSGFPFKINRKSAVIRHMFFNREDILWFKPVELRTKWGRRGHIKEALGTHGHMKCYFDGQLKAQDTILLNLYKRMFPKWTFDPHAARPPPLYTFRTSGKAADSSDDENEENQPAKKARVVQFHNSGL, via the exons ATGGCCATGGCAGCGAAGCACCGGGCATCTGCCCTCAAGCAGCAGAACAAGAAGCATAAAGTCTTGGGTCATCGCACCAAAGGACAGCTCACTAAAGCCAACAAAG GCAGAGTAGCCATCTCTGCCCAAAGCAGGAGAGCCAAAAAAGAGATGAGTCGGGAACAGAGGAAGAACCAGATGAAGCAGATCCGATCACAGAAGAGGGAAGAGACCATGTCACAAAAGCGTGCTGTCGGAACAGCGAACAACCCTCCCTTCCTGGTCACCATCGTGCCGCTCAGCCTAGACATCAACCCTAGGAAGGTCATAAGTGCGTTGACCTCATGTGACCCAgaagccaccaccaccaccagtgcCCAGGGCATTGTGCATCTCAG TTCCATGCGCTACAAGCAGCGATTTTCCTTCATTATTCCCCCAGTGAACGACTTGTACGCCATTCTGGATAGTGTAAAA GTTAGCAACACACTTATGCTGTTATGGCCGGCCCGTGATGAATTGGAGGATGCGGCTGAACTTGTGTTGTCATCCATCATGGCCCAAGCTCTACCTTCGACCATACACGTTGCTGCGTCTATGGATGACATGGCCCACAAG GCAACGTCCAGTGTCCCGGAGGAGATGGACACACAGAGTTTAGACGAGGAGCTGAGTTCTCGTCTTGTCCTGGGACCGTCCCCGGCGAAAAAGTCCAAT AGAAAAATGCAGATGAGACAGCGTGTAGTGAAGGAGATTGAGTCAAAGTTTCCTGGAAATGCCAAGCTCTTCACAGTAGAAAATGATCAAGAAGCAATGCTGGTTCTGCGGCACATTGGCTCGCAGAAGCAGCGCCCCATCTTCTTCAAGGACAACCGACCGCATATGATGGCGGAGAAGGTCGAGTTTGAAGAGAAG ggtccaacaggaactttgaAAGTGTACGGGTATGTGCGAGGACAACCGCTGTCGGTGAATGGCCTCGTCCACGTACCAGGGTGGGGAGACTTCCAAATGAGCCACACTTACTTGCTAGAGGACCCCCACCCACTGGAGCGCAGAGGCAAGAGTGCCACCATGACAAACGATGAACCACAACTGATTGAGGAGGCTGATCCCGAGAGCCAAGAGACGCTCGTATCAACGAATGAG GTTGACCCTATGGAAGGAGAACAGACTTGGCCGACCCAAGAGGAGCTCGAAGAAGCGGAGGAGAATGTTAAGCCGAAGCCAAGGACGAAGAGAGTGCCCAAGGGAACGTCAGAGTATCAGGCAGCATGGATTCTGGACAGCGAAG AAGATGACAatggtgaagatgaagacgaGATCGACAGTCAAATGGACAACAGTGAGTTTGCCCCTGTCGATGCCATGTCTCAGGATGGTTGC ATACGAGACCATGACTTTGCCAGACCCCGAGGGTGCAAACTACGATGATAAATATGACTACAAGGAGGATATGGATGCCTTAGAAAAATTAAGAG CCGCTCGTGACGATGCCGAGTTCCCGGATGAGATTGACACACCCAAGGACATCCCCAGTAGAATACGTTTCCAAAAGTATCGAGGCCTCCAGAGCTTCCGCACGTCAGCCTGGGACGCCGATGAAAACCTCCCCGTTGATTATTCGAGAATATTCCAGTTCAAGAATTTCTTCCACTCaaagaagagaataatgaaagaagagagagaaggagcccTG CCTGGTTGGTATATCATTGTCCACATCCAAGATGTCCCCCGACACCTGTACGACAGCCAAGTCACCAGCCAAGCGCCTTTGGTCATCTTCGGTCTCCTTCCCCACGAGCAGAAGATGTCTGTCATGAACATTGTCATCAAGTCACACTCCTTGGGCCATTACCGGCCCATTAAGTCAAAGGAGCGCCTCATTTTCCATGTTGGTTTCAGAAGATTTGCCAATAGCCCCATCTTTAGCGAACACTCTACTGGCAACAAACACAAA TTTGCCAGATACTTCCATCCAGGAACAACAGTGGTAGCAAGTATGTTTGCTCCAATCACCTTCCCTCCAGTGTCTGTGCTGATGTTTAGGGAGAGACCAGATGGAGCACAG GATTTGGTAGGGACAGGCTCATTATATGACATGAACCCCAAAAGGATAGTTGTCAAGAGAGTGGTACTCAGTGGTTTTCCATTCAAG ATTAACCGCAAGAGTGCTGTCATCCGGCACATGTTCTTCAACCGGGAGGACATCCTCTGGTTTAAACCAGTCGAGCTTAGAACAAAGTGGGGGAGACGAGGCCATATCAAGGAAGCCCTAG GTACTCATGGCCACATGAAGTGTTACTTTGACGGGCAGCTGAAGGCCCAGGACACGATACTGCTGAATCTATACAAACGAATGTTCCCCAAGTGGACATTTGACCCACACGCTGCCCGGCCGCCTCCCCTCTACACTTTCAGGACGTCGGGCAAGGCAGCTGATTCAAGTGATGACGAGAATGAGGAAAATCAGCCTGCAAAGAAGGCCAGAGTAGTCCAGTTTCACAATTCAGGACTTTAA
- the LOC119594722 gene encoding pre-rRNA-processing protein TSR1 homolog isoform X2 (The sequence of the model RefSeq protein was modified relative to this genomic sequence to represent the inferred CDS: added 38 bases not found in genome assembly): MAMAAKHRASALKQQNKKHKVLGHRTKGQLTKANKGRVAISAQSRRAKKEMSREQRKNQMKQIRSQKREETMSQKRAVGTANNPPFLVTIVPLSLDINPRKVISALTSCDPEATTTTSAQGIVHLSSMRYKQRFSFIIPPVNDLYAILDSVKVSNTLMLLWPARDELEDAAELVLSSIMAQALPSTIHVAASMDDMAHKRKMQMRQRVVKEIESKFPGNAKLFTVENDQEAMLVLRHIGSQKQRPIFFKDNRPHMMAEKVEFEEKGPTGTLKVYGYVRGQPLSVNGLVHVPGWGDFQMSHTYLLEDPHPLERRGKSATMTNDEPQLIEEADPESQETLVSTNEVDPMEGEQTWPTQEELEEAEENVKPKPRTKRVPKGTSEYQAAWILDSEEDDNGEDEDEIDSQMDNSEFAPVDAMSQDGCEQEEEEEEEDEEEYETMTLPDPEGANYDDKYDYKEDMDALEKLRAARDDAEFPDEIDTPKDIPSRIRFQKYRGLQSFRTSAWDADENLPVDYSRIFQFKNFFHSKKRIMKEEREGALPGWYIIVHIQDVPRHLYDSQVTSQAPLVIFGLLPHEQKMSVMNIVIKSHSLGHYRPIKSKERLIFHVGFRRFANSPIFSEHSTGNKHKFARYFHPGTTVVASMFAPITFPPVSVLMFRERPDGAQDLVGTGSLYDMNPKRIVVKRVVLSGFPFKINRKSAVIRHMFFNREDILWFKPVELRTKWGRRGHIKEALGTHGHMKCYFDGQLKAQDTILLNLYKRMFPKWTFDPHAARPPPLYTFRTSGKAADSSDDENEENQPAKKARVVQFHNSGL; this comes from the exons ATGGCCATGGCAGCGAAGCACCGGGCATCTGCCCTCAAGCAGCAGAACAAGAAGCATAAAGTCTTGGGTCATCGCACCAAAGGACAGCTCACTAAAGCCAACAAAG GCAGAGTAGCCATCTCTGCCCAAAGCAGGAGAGCCAAAAAAGAGATGAGTCGGGAACAGAGGAAGAACCAGATGAAGCAGATCCGATCACAGAAGAGGGAAGAGACCATGTCACAAAAGCGTGCTGTCGGAACAGCGAACAACCCTCCCTTCCTGGTCACCATCGTGCCGCTCAGCCTAGACATCAACCCTAGGAAGGTCATAAGTGCGTTGACCTCATGTGACCCAgaagccaccaccaccaccagtgcCCAGGGCATTGTGCATCTCAG TTCCATGCGCTACAAGCAGCGATTTTCCTTCATTATTCCCCCAGTGAACGACTTGTACGCCATTCTGGATAGTGTAAAA GTTAGCAACACACTTATGCTGTTATGGCCGGCCCGTGATGAATTGGAGGATGCGGCTGAACTTGTGTTGTCATCCATCATGGCCCAAGCTCTACCTTCGACCATACACGTTGCTGCGTCTATGGATGACATGGCCCACAAG AGAAAAATGCAGATGAGACAGCGTGTAGTGAAGGAGATTGAGTCAAAGTTTCCTGGAAATGCCAAGCTCTTCACAGTAGAAAATGATCAAGAAGCAATGCTGGTTCTGCGGCACATTGGCTCGCAGAAGCAGCGCCCCATCTTCTTCAAGGACAACCGACCGCATATGATGGCGGAGAAGGTCGAGTTTGAAGAGAAG ggtccaacaggaactttgaAAGTGTACGGGTATGTGCGAGGACAACCGCTGTCGGTGAATGGCCTCGTCCACGTACCAGGGTGGGGAGACTTCCAAATGAGCCACACTTACTTGCTAGAGGACCCCCACCCACTGGAGCGCAGAGGCAAGAGTGCCACCATGACAAACGATGAACCACAACTGATTGAGGAGGCTGATCCCGAGAGCCAAGAGACGCTCGTATCAACGAATGAG GTTGACCCTATGGAAGGAGAACAGACTTGGCCGACCCAAGAGGAGCTCGAAGAAGCGGAGGAGAATGTTAAGCCGAAGCCAAGGACGAAGAGAGTGCCCAAGGGAACGTCAGAGTATCAGGCAGCATGGATTCTGGACAGCGAAG AAGATGACAatggtgaagatgaagacgaGATCGACAGTCAAATGGACAACAGTGAGTTTGCCCCTGTCGATGCCATGTCTCAGGATGGTTGC ATACGAGACCATGACTTTGCCAGACCCCGAGGGTGCAAACTACGATGATAAATATGACTACAAGGAGGATATGGATGCCTTAGAAAAATTAAGAG CCGCTCGTGACGATGCCGAGTTCCCGGATGAGATTGACACACCCAAGGACATCCCCAGTAGAATACGTTTCCAAAAGTATCGAGGCCTCCAGAGCTTCCGCACGTCAGCCTGGGACGCCGATGAAAACCTCCCCGTTGATTATTCGAGAATATTCCAGTTCAAGAATTTCTTCCACTCaaagaagagaataatgaaagaagagagagaaggagcccTG CCTGGTTGGTATATCATTGTCCACATCCAAGATGTCCCCCGACACCTGTACGACAGCCAAGTCACCAGCCAAGCGCCTTTGGTCATCTTCGGTCTCCTTCCCCACGAGCAGAAGATGTCTGTCATGAACATTGTCATCAAGTCACACTCCTTGGGCCATTACCGGCCCATTAAGTCAAAGGAGCGCCTCATTTTCCATGTTGGTTTCAGAAGATTTGCCAATAGCCCCATCTTTAGCGAACACTCTACTGGCAACAAACACAAA TTTGCCAGATACTTCCATCCAGGAACAACAGTGGTAGCAAGTATGTTTGCTCCAATCACCTTCCCTCCAGTGTCTGTGCTGATGTTTAGGGAGAGACCAGATGGAGCACAG GATTTGGTAGGGACAGGCTCATTATATGACATGAACCCCAAAAGGATAGTTGTCAAGAGAGTGGTACTCAGTGGTTTTCCATTCAAG ATTAACCGCAAGAGTGCTGTCATCCGGCACATGTTCTTCAACCGGGAGGACATCCTCTGGTTTAAACCAGTCGAGCTTAGAACAAAGTGGGGGAGACGAGGCCATATCAAGGAAGCCCTAG GTACTCATGGCCACATGAAGTGTTACTTTGACGGGCAGCTGAAGGCCCAGGACACGATACTGCTGAATCTATACAAACGAATGTTCCCCAAGTGGACATTTGACCCACACGCTGCCCGGCCGCCTCCCCTCTACACTTTCAGGACGTCGGGCAAGGCAGCTGATTCAAGTGATGACGAGAATGAGGAAAATCAGCCTGCAAAGAAGGCCAGAGTAGTCCAGTTTCACAATTCAGGACTTTAA